A genomic window from Winogradskyella sp. J14-2 includes:
- a CDS encoding sodium:solute symporter, which translates to MSAINWQWLLIILSSVILFLLSPLAKTTEQFFKATHNKKAPNSLVLMGSLVISWIFAKSITNAANLGLSFGLVGGVAYAGYYLSFAVAGIVLYKIRVEGKFNSIHHFLTSKFGKGAMALFSVLIAIRLFNEVWSNTMVIGSYFGDIGSSSYYWAIIIFTLLTLAYAIKGGLSSSIFTDVIQMVLFGILLIVILWNIFSVKDFTINKVLHSGTWSFELGLNLLFAALIQSFSYPFHDPVLTDRAFISSPKVTQKSFLWASLLGALCIILFSIIGVFAQHQGLKGQAAVEVGQFFGIIVLLVINFIMITSAASTLDSTFSSFSKLLVIDLRAINNLSFGRLSMVIIAILGTLPVFLDAEILSATTISGTMVIGLTPVFIFWKKNVPKISFFLSVTTGIIFGFLLIFESFPNSLIFTSGNYADLLWVNIWGISCCILFYLLPLWIKKLKT; encoded by the coding sequence ATGAGCGCAATTAATTGGCAGTGGCTACTTATTATTTTGTCTAGTGTTATTCTCTTTTTGTTATCGCCTTTAGCGAAGACTACAGAACAGTTTTTTAAAGCAACGCATAATAAGAAGGCACCAAACAGTTTAGTACTTATGGGTAGTCTTGTGATTTCATGGATTTTTGCCAAGAGTATTACAAACGCTGCCAACCTTGGTCTTAGTTTTGGGTTGGTAGGCGGAGTAGCTTATGCTGGTTATTACCTCTCTTTTGCTGTTGCTGGAATTGTACTTTACAAGATTAGAGTTGAAGGCAAATTCAACAGTATTCATCATTTTTTAACTTCAAAATTTGGTAAAGGTGCTATGGCCCTTTTCTCCGTTTTAATTGCCATAAGGCTTTTTAACGAGGTTTGGAGTAACACAATGGTAATTGGCAGTTACTTTGGTGATATTGGCAGCAGCAGTTACTATTGGGCCATCATCATTTTTACACTACTTACCTTAGCTTATGCTATAAAAGGTGGACTGAGCAGCTCTATTTTTACCGATGTGATTCAGATGGTATTGTTTGGTATTTTGCTAATTGTTATTCTTTGGAATATCTTTTCGGTAAAAGATTTTACCATAAACAAAGTGCTGCATTCTGGAACTTGGAGTTTTGAACTAGGTTTAAACCTATTATTTGCAGCCTTAATACAATCGTTTAGCTATCCATTTCACGATCCGGTTTTAACCGATCGTGCATTTATTAGTTCGCCCAAAGTTACCCAAAAAAGTTTTCTTTGGGCAAGTCTTCTTGGCGCACTATGTATTATTTTGTTTAGTATTATTGGCGTGTTTGCCCAGCACCAAGGCCTGAAAGGGCAAGCAGCAGTAGAGGTTGGTCAGTTTTTTGGTATTATTGTTTTACTCGTTATCAACTTTATTATGATTACATCTGCCGCATCAACCTTAGACTCTACCTTTTCATCGTTTTCAAAACTCTTGGTTATAGATTTAAGAGCCATTAACAATTTAAGCTTTGGTCGCCTATCTATGGTAATAATAGCTATTCTTGGCACCTTACCTGTTTTCTTGGATGCAGAAATCTTATCGGCCACAACTATTTCTGGAACAATGGTTATTGGGTTAACACCTGTTTTTATTTTCTGGAAAAAAAATGTACCCAAAATTAGTTTCTTTTTAAGTGTTACAACAGGAATTATATTTGGGTTTTTATTAATTTTTGAAAGCTTTCCAAATAGTCTAATTTTCACAAGCGGAAACTATGCCGATTTGCTTTGGGTAAATATCTGGGGCATTAGTTGTTGTATATTGTTTTATTTATTACCATTATGGATAAAAAAATTAAAAACTTAG
- a CDS encoding DUF2064 domain-containing protein: MNKQTAILIFANSGKKTLHSKRISDYEFFNIIDTKTLEVVKKTGLPFFHFSEDQQIGFSFGERFSNAIASVFEKGYQNIITIGNDIPNLNTKILNKAEKHLENKSHVLGPSTDGGFYLMGFQQRDFNKEEFASLPWETKRLKQSFIDVLASKNLNFSFLETLTDIDASADIDAVLKSSRFLNKFLKSLLSKLTAFSKHFITPNRTVYKIHCISYLFNKGSPFLLHI; the protein is encoded by the coding sequence ATGAATAAACAAACGGCCATATTAATTTTTGCTAACTCTGGCAAGAAAACACTTCATTCCAAAAGAATTTCTGACTATGAGTTTTTCAATATTATTGATACCAAAACCCTTGAAGTTGTAAAAAAAACAGGGTTACCGTTTTTTCATTTTAGTGAAGATCAACAAATCGGTTTTAGCTTTGGTGAGCGTTTTTCAAACGCAATTGCCTCCGTTTTTGAAAAAGGATACCAAAACATCATTACAATTGGTAATGACATACCAAACCTTAACACTAAAATTCTAAATAAAGCTGAAAAACATCTTGAAAACAAATCCCATGTTTTAGGACCTTCTACAGATGGAGGTTTTTATTTAATGGGATTTCAACAAAGAGATTTTAATAAAGAAGAATTTGCAAGTTTGCCTTGGGAAACCAAACGGTTAAAACAAAGTTTTATCGATGTTTTAGCCTCTAAAAATCTTAATTTTTCATTTCTAGAAACACTGACAGATATAGACGCTTCAGCCGATATTGATGCTGTACTAAAATCGTCTAGATTTCTAAACAAATTCCTAAAAAGCTTATTAAGTAAGCTTACAGCATTTTCAAAACACTTTATCACGCCCAACAGAACGGTTTACAAAATCCATTGCATAAGTTACCTTTTCAACAAAGGTTCTCCTTTTTTACTTCATATTTAA
- a CDS encoding rhodanese-like domain-containing protein, which yields MRIFFTLCFIALSLIGNCQKDIKTLLEKHNKGDIPYISVQELAMPKTEAVVLDARETIEFETSHIEDAIHVGYNAFDLDIVKENVPDKTSKIVVYCSLGIRSEHIAERLKNEGYTNVFNLFGGIFEWKNNDFVVYDQNNEPTENVHAFSKAWSKWLLKGNKIYD from the coding sequence ATGAGAATTTTCTTCACATTGTGTTTTATCGCTTTAAGTCTCATTGGCAACTGCCAAAAGGATATTAAGACCTTACTAGAAAAACACAACAAAGGAGATATTCCGTATATATCGGTTCAAGAATTGGCAATGCCAAAAACTGAAGCTGTAGTGCTCGATGCCAGAGAAACAATCGAATTTGAAACTAGCCACATTGAAGATGCCATCCACGTTGGCTATAACGCGTTCGACTTAGATATTGTGAAAGAGAACGTTCCAGACAAAACCTCAAAAATCGTAGTATATTGCTCATTAGGCATTCGCTCAGAACATATTGCCGAGCGATTAAAAAATGAAGGGTATACCAATGTATTCAATTTATTTGGTGGTATTTTTGAATGGAAAAATAATGACTTTGTGGTTTACGACCAAAATAATGAACCTACAGAAAATGTGCACGCATTCTCTAAAGCATGGAGCAAATGGCTCTTAAAAGGAAATAAGATATATGACTGA
- a CDS encoding SusC/RagA family TonB-linked outer membrane protein, which yields MKYIYTCIIVMLCIFGNAQISVSGKVTDAKTKEPIPFVNITTSNGKGTTTDDDGFYSIVVNSQQDQLTYSFLGYKTEIILIGEQTTINVTLIEDASALNEVVITALGLERDTRELGYAVQAIDSEKLTEVKTVNFLDNLQGKLAGVTVTQGATGVGSSSKITIRGEASFSNNNPLFVVDGVPINNETVFNFTNEAAAGFQEIDFGNGAMEVNPDDIASLTVLKGPSAAALYGTRASNGVIVIETKNGTNAKGLGISYNTSIFVDTAFKLPEFQNAYGQGNSGQFEYVDGLGGGINDNITYSWGPRLDVGLLIPQFDSPVELANGTIVRGGDTSVYSGLEITPTPFVSNPDNLKDFYETGITTINNLSISNGFNTGNYRLSFTDLRSEAIIPGVNLDRQTVNAKLNFKPSDNTEFKAAISYINSSSDNRPSNGYGSENVNYSLVAWGPRSLNINSLRDYWQPGLRDLQQYSFNYTFFDNPYFILNENTNSFNRDRIFGNVSFKQHITSNLSLTLRSGIDYSTEKRELRRAYSSNRFQNGAYAEHDVEFREVNTDFLFNYKNNFSDFSVDLYFGGNRLNQTASNRQSQTVSLAQPGIFNLNNAASPIEVFQFKSEKRINSLYGIAKLGYKDFLFLDITGRNDWSSALATPFSADNSSFFYPSVSSSVILSNVLDLPKAISFAKFRASIAQVGNDTNAYQTSSAFVAQTPFDSQPTFSNQDFIANSNLKPERTTSYEIGTDLRFFDSKLRLDFTYYNATTTDQIISLPVAISSGYNQQVVNGGKVNTQGIEIILGTTPLQNENFTWNSTFNFATNRAVIKDLPQADGRLTLAYSRIYDSANQTVWFQVEEGGRIGDFYGTGYQRNENGEFLIDDNGNFIADNNLKKLGNYNPDFTLGWNNNFTYKNWNLSFLLDWRQGGEIVSRTRALGNVGGQLAETGFRPENGIVAQGVNVNTGQPNTVAISAESYYRQFYDRNHEENNIYDASFLKLRQMSIGYSFSTKNGFLGLKDGMDISLSLVGNNLFAITENPHFDPEQLAVQDNGFVSGVEDMSYATTRSIGFKAGFNF from the coding sequence ATGAAGTACATTTACACTTGCATAATTGTTATGTTATGCATTTTTGGTAACGCACAAATTAGCGTTTCTGGCAAAGTTACCGATGCTAAAACCAAGGAACCTATTCCGTTTGTAAATATTACAACCTCAAACGGAAAGGGTACAACAACCGATGATGATGGATTTTATAGCATTGTCGTAAACAGCCAACAAGACCAACTCACCTACTCGTTTTTAGGTTATAAAACCGAAATTATTCTCATAGGTGAACAAACCACAATCAATGTTACGCTTATTGAAGATGCCTCTGCTCTAAACGAAGTTGTGATTACTGCTTTAGGGCTAGAACGCGATACCAGAGAGCTGGGTTATGCCGTACAAGCTATAGATTCTGAAAAACTCACCGAAGTAAAAACCGTTAATTTTTTAGACAACTTACAAGGAAAGCTTGCAGGTGTTACCGTAACACAAGGTGCAACAGGCGTTGGCTCTTCGTCTAAAATTACTATTAGAGGCGAAGCATCCTTTTCTAACAACAATCCGCTTTTTGTTGTAGACGGTGTACCAATAAATAACGAAACTGTTTTCAATTTTACAAATGAAGCAGCAGCTGGTTTTCAAGAAATTGATTTTGGAAATGGTGCTATGGAAGTTAATCCAGATGACATTGCCTCACTTACCGTTTTAAAAGGGCCAAGTGCTGCTGCACTTTATGGCACAAGAGCTTCAAATGGTGTTATTGTTATTGAAACTAAAAACGGCACTAATGCCAAAGGACTTGGTATTAGTTACAACACATCCATTTTTGTAGATACAGCGTTTAAATTGCCAGAGTTTCAAAATGCCTACGGACAAGGAAATTCTGGTCAGTTTGAATATGTTGATGGCCTTGGTGGTGGTATTAATGATAATATTACCTATTCTTGGGGACCACGATTGGATGTTGGGTTATTGATTCCTCAGTTTGATAGCCCTGTAGAGCTCGCCAATGGTACTATTGTAAGAGGTGGTGACACATCGGTATATTCTGGTTTAGAAATTACACCGACACCCTTTGTTTCAAATCCTGATAACCTTAAAGATTTCTACGAAACCGGAATTACAACCATCAACAATCTTTCTATTTCCAACGGATTTAATACCGGTAATTATAGATTATCGTTTACGGATTTAAGAAGCGAAGCCATTATACCTGGTGTTAACTTAGATCGCCAAACCGTCAATGCCAAACTCAATTTTAAACCAAGTGACAACACCGAGTTTAAAGCGGCTATCAGTTATATAAATTCCAGTAGTGACAACAGACCTTCTAATGGCTATGGAAGTGAAAACGTTAACTATTCTTTAGTAGCTTGGGGACCACGATCTTTAAACATTAATAGCCTTAGAGACTACTGGCAACCTGGCTTAAGAGATCTTCAGCAATATTCGTTTAACTACACTTTTTTTGACAATCCCTACTTCATCCTTAACGAAAATACCAATTCATTTAATCGTGATAGAATTTTTGGAAACGTGTCTTTTAAACAACACATTACATCAAACTTAAGTCTTACCCTACGCTCTGGAATAGATTATAGTACCGAGAAACGGGAACTACGACGTGCCTACAGTAGTAATCGTTTTCAAAATGGTGCTTATGCAGAACACGATGTTGAATTTAGAGAGGTGAATACCGACTTTTTATTCAATTACAAAAACAACTTCAGTGATTTTTCAGTCGATCTCTATTTTGGTGGTAACCGATTGAATCAAACGGCTTCAAACAGACAATCGCAGACCGTAAGTTTGGCTCAGCCTGGTATTTTTAATTTGAATAATGCTGCTTCACCTATTGAAGTCTTTCAATTTAAAAGTGAAAAACGTATCAATTCTCTCTATGGTATCGCCAAGTTAGGATATAAAGACTTTTTATTCCTAGATATTACAGGAAGAAATGATTGGTCTAGTGCATTGGCTACCCCTTTTTCGGCAGATAATAGTTCTTTCTTTTATCCATCTGTATCTTCTAGTGTAATTCTTTCTAATGTTTTAGATCTACCTAAAGCTATATCATTTGCTAAATTTAGGGCTAGTATAGCACAAGTTGGTAACGATACTAATGCTTATCAGACCTCTAGTGCTTTTGTGGCACAAACACCGTTTGATAGTCAACCAACCTTTAGCAATCAAGATTTTATTGCAAATTCTAATTTAAAACCAGAACGTACGACATCTTACGAAATTGGCACGGATTTACGATTTTTTGACAGCAAACTGCGTTTAGATTTTACCTATTATAATGCCACGACAACAGATCAAATTATTTCATTACCTGTCGCCATTTCATCAGGCTACAACCAACAAGTAGTTAATGGTGGTAAAGTAAACACACAAGGTATTGAAATCATCTTGGGTACAACCCCTTTACAAAATGAAAATTTCACTTGGAATAGCACCTTCAATTTTGCTACTAACAGAGCGGTTATTAAAGATTTACCGCAAGCCGATGGAAGACTAACCTTGGCTTATAGTAGAATCTACGATAGTGCCAACCAAACGGTTTGGTTTCAAGTTGAAGAAGGTGGGCGGATTGGTGATTTTTATGGCACAGGTTATCAAAGAAATGAAAACGGCGAGTTTTTAATAGATGATAATGGCAACTTTATTGCAGACAACAACCTTAAGAAATTGGGTAACTACAATCCAGATTTCACGTTGGGTTGGAACAACAATTTCACTTACAAAAACTGGAATCTGAGTTTTCTTTTAGACTGGCGACAAGGTGGCGAAATTGTATCGCGTACAAGAGCTCTAGGAAATGTTGGCGGCCAACTTGCCGAAACTGGTTTTAGACCAGAAAATGGCATCGTAGCACAAGGGGTTAATGTTAATACTGGTCAGCCCAATACGGTTGCAATTTCTGCCGAGAGCTATTACAGACAATTTTATGACCGCAATCACGAAGAAAACAACATCTACGATGCGTCTTTTTTAAAGTTAAGACAAATGTCTATCGGATATTCATTTAGCACAAAAAATGGCTTTTTGGGCCTAAAAGATGGAATGGACATTAGTCTTTCCTTAGTGGGAAACAACTTGTTTGCCATTACCGAAAATCCACATTTTGACCCAGAACAACTTGCCGTACAGGACAATGGATTTGTTAGTGGCGTAGAGGATATGAGCTACGCAACCACAAGAAGTATTGGCTTTAAAGCCGGATTTAATTTTTAA
- a CDS encoding SusD/RagB family nutrient-binding outer membrane lipoprotein, with the protein MKTIQYILSVFSFLIITSCTEDFEEINTNPNSPSTVQPSLLLRQVIYDFGENMSYEGFVAGDLLAQHRTALDFNLFDRHDLKSPQLGGNPWPVFFTNLRDNEIILNQARTTETNAVYEGPALILKAYMAAGLTDLFGDVPYFEAFNGIEGTVTPAYDKQEDIYLNENGILDNLDKGIAAIEAYSDVIPLEGDILFNGNLQAWIKFANALKIKHLLRISDKVDVSNELQALFNDGNFISTNSENAIFNFTNTDPNSFRLAQLRIGDFNNFVLSETMEAILNDLNDPRMATLFRPFANSTTNEFNGLLNGIDASSTSIALADYSLASSAFREDTSTLDANFITAWEVHFALAEAAEKGYISADAQTLYETGVALAFEYWNTELPANYLSGSASYNATGTNPIEQIITQKWIASVINGYEGWVEYRRTGFPQLRTISASLNNDLIPIRMPYPAEEEALNSENYAVAASETNNNSINVPVWWHE; encoded by the coding sequence ATGAAAACAATACAATATATACTATCCGTTTTTAGTTTTTTGATAATTACCAGTTGTACTGAAGATTTTGAAGAGATCAATACCAACCCTAATTCGCCAAGTACGGTACAACCCAGTTTGTTGTTAAGACAGGTGATTTATGATTTTGGTGAAAATATGAGCTATGAAGGTTTTGTTGCTGGAGACTTATTAGCACAACACAGGACGGCTCTGGACTTTAATCTTTTTGATCGGCACGATTTAAAATCACCACAACTTGGAGGCAATCCCTGGCCAGTATTCTTCACCAATTTAAGAGATAATGAAATTATTCTCAACCAGGCAAGAACGACAGAAACCAATGCTGTTTACGAAGGACCAGCACTTATTTTAAAAGCCTATATGGCAGCTGGTTTAACCGATTTATTTGGTGATGTTCCTTATTTTGAAGCCTTTAATGGTATTGAAGGTACCGTAACACCGGCTTACGATAAGCAAGAAGACATCTACCTAAATGAAAATGGCATTTTAGATAATTTAGATAAAGGCATTGCAGCCATTGAAGCTTACAGCGATGTCATTCCGCTGGAAGGTGACATTCTTTTTAATGGAAATCTTCAGGCGTGGATAAAATTTGCCAATGCACTAAAAATAAAACACCTGTTGCGTATTTCAGATAAGGTCGATGTTTCAAATGAACTTCAAGCACTTTTTAACGATGGTAATTTCATTAGTACAAATAGTGAAAATGCCATTTTCAACTTTACAAACACAGACCCAAACAGCTTTAGATTAGCCCAACTTCGTATTGGAGACTTTAATAATTTTGTGTTGTCTGAAACTATGGAAGCTATTTTAAATGATCTCAACGACCCAAGAATGGCGACATTATTTAGACCATTTGCTAATTCTACCACCAACGAATTCAACGGTCTTTTAAACGGTATTGATGCGTCTTCGACATCTATAGCCTTGGCAGATTATTCTCTAGCCAGTTCAGCTTTTAGAGAAGACACCTCTACACTAGATGCCAATTTTATCACTGCTTGGGAAGTTCATTTTGCATTAGCAGAAGCGGCTGAAAAGGGATATATTTCTGCAGATGCACAAACACTTTATGAAACTGGTGTTGCCTTAGCTTTTGAATATTGGAACACCGAATTACCGGCTAACTACCTCTCTGGCTCTGCTTCGTATAATGCAACTGGTACAAATCCTATTGAGCAAATTATAACCCAGAAATGGATTGCAAGTGTTATTAATGGTTATGAAGGTTGGGTAGAATACAGGCGCACGGGTTTTCCACAGTTAAGAACAATCTCTGCGAGTTTAAACAATGACCTTATTCCTATAAGAATGCCGTATCCTGCAGAAGAAGAAGCTTTAAATTCTGAAAACTACGCCGTTGCAGCCTCAGAAACCAATAACAATAGTATTAACGTCCCTGTTTGGTGGCACGAATAA
- a CDS encoding metallophosphoesterase family protein gives MDKKIKNLGTLNGKILLFGGVYSNLQALEALIEVAKQEDIPSEHCICTGDIVGYCAQPEETIQTFKNWNPHSIVGNVEIQLTNNEDDCGCDFKSGSRCDNFSQQWYPYAKSKVSKNALGYLGRLPDYIKFTYNNFNVFVVHGSYSNVSEYIFKSTPWDVKQETFYKTNSDIIVAGHSGLPFIDAKDNKTWINPGVIGMPANDGTTEVWYAILDDSTKPYCINFRKLAYNHTLTNRLMLNGLLPKSYAKTIIDGIWDNMEILPNEEQRLQGKLIEL, from the coding sequence ATGGATAAAAAAATTAAAAACTTAGGGACGCTAAACGGAAAAATACTACTCTTTGGTGGTGTTTATAGTAATCTTCAAGCCTTAGAAGCTTTAATTGAAGTAGCAAAGCAAGAAGATATTCCATCAGAACATTGTATATGCACTGGCGATATTGTTGGCTATTGTGCCCAACCAGAGGAAACCATTCAAACCTTTAAAAACTGGAATCCGCACAGTATTGTTGGCAATGTAGAAATTCAACTAACCAATAATGAAGATGATTGCGGCTGCGATTTTAAATCTGGTTCTCGCTGTGATAACTTCTCTCAACAATGGTACCCTTATGCTAAAAGTAAAGTTTCGAAAAATGCTCTGGGTTATTTAGGGAGACTGCCCGATTACATAAAATTCACCTATAACAATTTTAACGTTTTTGTGGTTCACGGATCCTATTCAAATGTTTCAGAATATATTTTTAAATCCACACCTTGGGATGTAAAACAAGAGACTTTTTACAAGACAAACAGTGATATCATTGTGGCAGGACATTCTGGATTACCATTTATAGATGCAAAAGACAACAAAACCTGGATTAATCCTGGCGTTATTGGTATGCCTGCCAACGACGGAACTACTGAGGTTTGGTATGCCATTTTAGACGATAGCACAAAACCGTATTGCATAAATTTCCGTAAGTTAGCATACAACCATACACTGACAAACCGGTTGATGCTAAATGGTTTGCTCCCTAAGTCTTATGCCAAAACTATCATCGATGGTATTTGGGACAATATGGAAATTTTACCAAATGAAGAGCAACGATTGCAAGGAAAACTAATAGAACTGTAA
- the arsS gene encoding arsenosugar biosynthesis radical SAM (seleno)protein ArsS (Some members of this family are selenoproteins.), with protein sequence MAINSLKKRESDLAKSKKQLEILSNGIFKNGELPTFKDKIAETNQFPLKAKKLEILQINVGYMCNQVCEHCHVDAGPDRKEIMTRETMQQCLEVIKNTEAHTLDLTGGAPEMNPDFRWFVEEASKAGIKDFIVRSNLTIIRANKKYYDLPEFFKKHNVHVVSSMPHWTRGKTDKQRGNGVFDKSIKALQELNAVGYGMPDSDLRLDLVYNPSGAFLPSDQASMEKDFKKALMEDFGIHFHNLFAITNLPIARFLDYLIASENYEDYMYQLVEAYNPAAVANVMCTNTLSVSWDGYLYDCDFNQMLDLPVNSKVKHISEYNEGLLEGRNIVISQHCYGCTAGAGSSCQGSVA encoded by the coding sequence ATGGCAATAAACTCCTTAAAAAAACGCGAAAGTGATTTAGCAAAAAGCAAAAAGCAACTCGAAATTTTATCTAATGGAATTTTTAAAAATGGAGAACTACCCACCTTTAAAGATAAAATTGCCGAAACCAATCAGTTTCCGTTAAAAGCTAAGAAGCTCGAAATTTTACAAATCAACGTTGGCTATATGTGCAATCAGGTTTGCGAGCATTGCCACGTTGACGCAGGTCCCGACCGAAAGGAAATAATGACCAGAGAAACGATGCAACAATGCTTAGAGGTTATCAAAAACACAGAAGCACATACGTTGGACTTAACGGGTGGCGCACCAGAAATGAATCCAGATTTTAGATGGTTTGTAGAAGAGGCTTCAAAAGCAGGTATCAAAGATTTTATTGTGCGCTCTAACCTTACGATAATTAGAGCCAATAAAAAATATTACGACTTGCCAGAATTTTTTAAAAAGCATAATGTACACGTCGTGAGCTCAATGCCACACTGGACACGCGGAAAAACCGACAAACAAAGAGGTAATGGTGTTTTTGATAAGTCTATAAAAGCCTTGCAAGAATTAAATGCTGTTGGCTACGGAATGCCAGACAGTGATTTAAGATTGGATTTGGTGTATAATCCGTCTGGTGCATTTTTGCCAAGTGACCAAGCCTCTATGGAAAAGGATTTCAAAAAGGCATTGATGGAAGATTTTGGTATTCATTTTCATAATCTTTTTGCAATTACAAACTTGCCAATTGCTAGGTTTTTAGATTATTTAATTGCTTCAGAAAATTACGAAGATTATATGTATCAGCTTGTAGAGGCTTACAATCCCGCCGCAGTTGCCAACGTAATGTGCACCAACACACTTTCGGTGAGCTGGGATGGTTACTTATATGACTGTGATTTTAACCAAATGTTAGATTTACCCGTTAATAGCAAAGTAAAACATATTTCAGAATATAATGAAGGCCTTTTGGAAGGCAGAAATATTGTGATTTCACAACATTGTTATGGCTGTACGGCTGGTGCAGGCAGTAGTTGTCAAGGTAGTGTAGCTTAG